The segment AGCAAACCCAGAGCTATTCTGAAGCCTCGCAAGGTACGTCACTTTTCCACAGCCCATGTAAtcctatataaataaagtcaaCCAGATTTAGTTTTCGAATGCTTTAGACTCACAGCTTCTTCGGCCAACTCAAGTATCCTTGTGAATATATTTACAGAAGCTACCATAGCTGAcacaataacacattttaataagaTAAACTAAAATTACTGTAAGCTGGCTTTACTATTAAGTGATGAAAAACAGTCTAAATGTCTAATAGAATTTCTCACGATCCAATCTTATTTCTTTAGATGTCTCAATTTATCCAACCTGTGGTGTACAGATAGTTGTTGTATTCCTATGTATACAACAAAAGCAAATTCTCACCTTTGAGATGCCTCCACCTGCTAAGTTTCTTGCAGATGGTGGCCTTTGTGTGCATCAGCTCACTGTTCTGACTCTGAAGTTGTCCTGCAAATAAAAATTGTGTACCTTTCATCTTTCAGATGAATTCTTCTTGATATCCTGTGACtttgttaaacaaaagaaacaagcaGATGTTTCATTAATAGTAAATGTCCCAGCAAAGTCAGATAAATCTGTTATGTTTCTCCTcttagttttttctttcatcattctttttattacatttaccAGTTGGGTTTGTAAATCAACTGTAATCATGATTCCAGACAGGTCACTTACACTGTGTGATGTGTCTCACAAAGCTAAATTCTGCACATTATCACCTGCTTAGCCTGTCTGTTGAGAATATTTTGTTtcagctctttgtttttttttttttttttttcatttgacttGCAGCCATTTTGGCTTCCTTTTCCATGctcatgtaaaaaatatttccagCAGCAAGCACTAATTAACTTACTGTACGCTACTTGCTCAGCCCCAAACTGCAGACAGACAAGATGTGGGACAAGCTGTAGAACACAGGGGAGCATTAGCTAAAGAGCTAAACATTTTACCCAATAGGTTTCATAGGCTGCTGTGTCCTCCTAATTTAAGAATGTAAGCTGATTTTATGTCAGCATTGTTTCTGTTGCTGCAAAATAATCAGTAAAAAGAAACTCAGCAAATGCTACTTCAGCACGACTCAAGTCATTTGTGTGATTTGATATGTGTAAACATCCAGGTATTTGTCCCATAGGTGTGCGTAGGTGGGAAACGTCGGAAGGATGAGATCAGCGTAGACAGCCTTGacttcagcaagaagatcctTCACACGACGTGGCACCCGCATGAGAACATCATCGCTGTAGCGGCCACTAATAACCTCTACATCTTCCAAGACAAGGTGAACTAAAAAGGCAGTCTGGCCCTGCTGACCCCCCCTCCCCACTCCTCCCTCACCCGGCCCTGCACAAACGTGTTGGGCTGCTGTCTTTAATTCCCTCACTCTGCTATAGAAGTGCAGAGCTGAGTATTCAGTGACTAGAGCGGGGAAGTGGACAGTATGAGTTTTTGGAAAGCACGAAATGGATACATCATGAGGAAAAGGTTTAATTCCACAGTTTGActctaatttaatttatttagccaTGCGGACACCTGAAGTATTGAATCCCTTGCATTTATGCAACAAGCGGATTGCTGCATGAATAATATGATGTAGCAGCCCTCTGGACCCTGCAGAAAAGGGCGGATATGGGATCactgaatacaaaaaaaaaaaaaaaaaaaaaaaaatagagcacACAGACAGAAACCAGGCTTACATGATGATGGCTCATTGTCATGTAGCAACAGTGCCCCCTGTTCTTCAATCTGCTCATGCTACAACGCATGTGCTGAACCCTGCAGCCTCTGATTGAGGTGAAGACTTGGATGGTGCAGCCTGCTGCAGAGGAACAAGAAAAGACTGTTAATGTCTGACCCAAGAAACTGACACAGCACTGTCAGTCTTACTAGTACCAGTTTTGTGTCTCCTTGTCGAGACTGCTGTAGTCTGTAATGTGAATGAAGCCCTTCCAGGCTGTGTCAACTGTTTTATTCAACACTGTTGTTTTGTTGAGTCTTTCTGTTGGTCAATGAGTCTGTTTAGAAGCTGTGGTGCCTTCTTTTGGTATGTGGGGGTTTGATGTAGTGGGAGCGGGAGGGGGAAGGGAAATGTGTGAATGtttcaaaagaaatgttaacttagaattttatttgttcttttgttttttcccccctttctttctttacaaACAAAAGGgatcaaaaacaacaaaaacagctccATGCAGGTCCCTAGAAGAAAAGTGCTTGAAGTAAAACTAGATAAGATTACATTATAGCACCTGGTTACACGCTTGTAAGCTCAGGAGAGGATGCTGTGATTTGTATAAAGTCCGATGTCGTCAGTTTGCAAGAGACATGACAAAgtccctttttatttctttgcaatATTGTTGGAAAAAATGTGGAACTCCTTGTTGCATTTTTACCTTATTTGGGTGGTGCTGAAAATGATCTGTAAATGGTGGATCTGTACATGTATTATTTCAAACAATTCCACTTGAGATTTTCTCGGAATGACAGTTTTAGAATAGCTCCTTTTGCATGTTGGATCTGATTCTGATGAAAGTGACCGCCTGCATATAGTTATTTGAACATTGACAGATCATTTGAAGCACCATGCAAGCAGTGGCTTCCTTCGGGAAAAGCCACTTCCgaaatgtttcacttcagtttgcTGCAATGCTTCTGCATGTTTCTCCACATGCTAAAGATGGGTTAAACATGCTGGGATCGGCTTGGATTGGTTTGGAGAGCGTCTCACACTTGGTTCGAGAGCTGACTTCCATGAAGCGAAGCAGTCAAAGGTCTAACTGTACTCTGTGAAATCAGGGAATAATTAAATGTGATTTCCTTTAACAGTAATACCTTTTAAACAACCTTCTTTGTGACCcttctaattaaaacaaaacaacttttataGCTCAGAATGTATTGAAATGCAATGAAATACCATGCAGTCTTTATGCTTACTGGACTCtctttgaataaaaaagaataaagatgtGCAAGCTCAAATCCTGTGCTGGCGGACCTTCTCTGTGAACACCTGCTGaatcaaatatatttaattcatagtcatttctttttcattggaCGTTGTGGTGTAAGGGCTCCCTCATGTGGGCAAAGAGTAAGACAAGTAAAGGCAATGGCtgctttgattatttattttatgtgttacatCTTTGTCTGGTTGATTCAACTGACAAGTTACAACATATTCCACACTGCTGAATACCACATTTAATGTTCTGTTCTTTAGCAAAGGCTAATATGACAGTGTGGCATAATTTAGACTTAATTCTCTTTTAAAGCACCCACTGTAATGACGTCAAAGAAAGCTTTAATGCAATCTCCATTAATTCATAATCACTCAAATTAAAATCCAATACATTCATCTGTGTGTACATTATGCAGAGGTTTTCCTAATTGGCCCCATGTGGGTGTAGTCTGCGCACATTTTGCCAGCTGGGGACAGcagctgtcaatcaaacagCATCTTTATAACTCAGCGCGGAGGCGACATCATTCCATCTCAGGATAAAACCGAACACAGGCAGAAGCTCTGTTGTGATCTCTGATTGTCAATCAATAATTTCTCTGATTCTGTCATTTGAATAGGTTTTGATTTTCCAGGACTTACTTTCAGTTCTGCCTTACGAGCTTTTCTGCTATTTGGACGCTGCTAGTTTCATCTCCACTCTATTTTTGCcttttatatacattttctcATACCAGATCACAATTTCTCTAGAAAGGATGGATAAGCTGAGTGGGAACAACATGACTGTAGTGAACAGATCCATAGAGAAGTGGTCAGTCAATGAACTTGGCTCTTTCCAGCAGCGGGACCCAGGTGAGCTACGGGTCCTGGTGCCAGCGATTCTGGGAGTCATCTGCGTGTTGGGTGTGGCTTGTAATCTCACTGCGATGGTGATCCTGTTTTCAAACGCACACAGGGGTAAACTGTCCCTGATCAACTCCCTCATCTTCAATCTGATGTTTGCTGACGGGCTGGTGCTGATGTTTACTGTGCCTTTCAGGGCTGCATCCTACTCCAAGGCAAGCTGGAATCTGGGCTGGGTGGTTTGCAAGACGGCCGACTGGTTCCTTCAGTCCTGCATGGTGGCAAAGAGCCTCACAGTAGCATTCATGGCCAAAGCTTGCTGCCGCTATGTGTCCAACCCCACCAAGCAGGTGAGCATCCACCTGGGCTCCATTCTGGTGGTGCTCTTCTTCATTTGGCTGTCTGCTTGCTCAGTCACCATCCCTCTCTGGCTCTTTGCAAAGCTGCAAAGAGAGATCCGTGGGCTGGTATGCGTGCTGATTGTTTCACCTGAAGCTCGGGATTTCATGTCTGTGTATGTCAAAGCTTATCCCCTGGGGGTTTACTGTGCACCTCTCAGCTTTGCCCTTATGTATTTTTGGAAGGCTTATGGCCAATGCCAACGCCGCTCCAGTAAGACTCAGAATCTGCGTACACAGATCAGATCTAGGAGGCTCACTTTGATGCTTTTCAGCCTCACTGTGGCCATGGCTATCCTCTGGCTTCCTCAATGGGTGGTGTGGGTTTGGGAGCGTCATATAGCAGAGAAAGAAattgaaggacctcagcctcttatctcctctcctccccttttTCTGACCCTCTCTGCTCAGCTGCTCACCTTCTCTCTTTCATTGGTGAACCCTCTCATTGTTCTCTTTCTGTCTGAGGAATTCAGAGAGGGTTACAGGGGGCTGTGGAGACGCCTCACCTTACGCAAACAACCTCCTCCCAAGCCAAAGCCTGGGCCCCACAACCCTACCTCAATGCAGTCCCCTTGTCCCAGACCAGAGACTTCAGGGCAGCTGAGGGGGGAGAGGAGCCTTCAGTTCAGCTCCAGCCAGGAAACCAGCAGAGCAGTTCAGCCCCAGCCAGAGCAAGGTGCAGGAAACGGAGGGAACGAGGCGGAAAGGTTGAGCCTCAAAGATGGGATTGTGTTGCCTGACGTGGAGCAGTTCTGGCATGAGAGGGagactggatctctgacagaggaaaaTGATCCCGTGCCGTGGGAGCATCagagcaaagaggaaaaaaaataacaaatctc is part of the Melanotaenia boesemani isolate fMelBoe1 chromosome 7, fMelBoe1.pri, whole genome shotgun sequence genome and harbors:
- the gpr151 gene encoding G-protein coupled receptor 151, yielding MDKLSGNNMTVVNRSIEKWSVNELGSFQQRDPGELRVLVPAILGVICVLGVACNLTAMVILFSNAHRGKLSLINSLIFNLMFADGLVLMFTVPFRAASYSKASWNLGWVVCKTADWFLQSCMVAKSLTVAFMAKACCRYVSNPTKQVSIHLGSILVVLFFIWLSACSVTIPLWLFAKLQREIRGLVCVLIVSPEARDFMSVYVKAYPLGVYCAPLSFALMYFWKAYGQCQRRSSKTQNLRTQIRSRRLTLMLFSLTVAMAILWLPQWVVWVWERHIAEKEIEGPQPLISSPPLFLTLSAQLLTFSLSLVNPLIVLFLSEEFREGYRGLWRRLTLRKQPPPKPKPGPHNPTSMQSPCPRPETSGQLRGERSLQFSSSQETSRAVQPQPEQGAGNGGNEAERLSLKDGIVLPDVEQFWHERETGSLTEENDPVPWEHQSKEEKK